One window of bacterium genomic DNA carries:
- a CDS encoding bifunctional ADP-heptose synthase — protein sequence VLGGAANVASNVCAFGGKAVIAGVVGNDVAGRDLLALMKEQGICTRAVRTVVGFQTTVKMRVLADRQQVVRVDWESDSRLPPDDIQAFCEMISKEIESCDGVVVEDYSKGIVCQEVMDAILGAAKVKGIPVGLDPKDNLNLSIKGITLATPNYKEAHLCSGLPAKAPPPGDPMNDVSLRKAAEALLKIWEPEQLLVTLGANGMYMLARNTPPRVIPTRAREVYDVSGAGDTVIATCVMALAAGASFNEAAVLGNNAAGVVVGKLGTATCSPVELIASVERNEV from the coding sequence GTACTTGGGGGGGCAGCCAACGTCGCGAGCAATGTATGTGCCTTTGGAGGAAAGGCCGTTATTGCGGGTGTGGTGGGCAATGATGTGGCCGGGCGCGATCTGTTGGCGCTTATGAAAGAACAAGGGATTTGTACCCGGGCGGTTCGGACTGTGGTGGGCTTTCAGACAACCGTAAAGATGCGTGTGCTGGCGGATCGGCAGCAGGTGGTCCGCGTGGATTGGGAAAGCGATTCGCGTTTGCCACCGGATGATATCCAGGCCTTCTGTGAAATGATTTCCAAGGAAATAGAGTCCTGCGACGGAGTCGTGGTTGAAGACTATAGCAAGGGGATTGTTTGCCAGGAAGTCATGGATGCCATTTTGGGTGCGGCCAAGGTAAAGGGGATTCCCGTCGGTTTGGACCCCAAGGATAATTTAAATCTGAGCATCAAAGGTATTACGCTGGCAACACCGAATTACAAGGAGGCGCATCTTTGTTCCGGCCTGCCGGCAAAAGCTCCGCCGCCCGGGGATCCCATGAATGATGTCTCGTTACGGAAAGCGGCGGAAGCACTTTTGAAAATCTGGGAACCGGAACAACTTCTGGTGACGTTGGGCGCAAATGGAATGTATATGTTGGCCCGCAATACTCCGCCGCGTGTCATCCCGACGCGGGCTCGGGAGGTGTATGATGTGAGTGGGGCCGGGGATACGGTTATTGCCACCTGTGTGATGGCCTTGGCGGCAGGCGCCTCGTTTAATGAAGCCGCCGTTCTGGGAAATAATGCCGCAGGGGTGGTGGTGGGGAAACTGGGGACGGCGACCTGTTCGCCGGTTGAACTCATTGCGAGTGTGGAGCGAAATGAAGTTTAA
- the kdsB gene encoding 3-deoxy-manno-octulosonate cytidylyltransferase: protein MKFKQERVVGVIPARWASTRLPGKALVPICGKPLIQWVLERVRLATRLDDVLVATDDERIRSVVTALGAKAVMTRVDHPSGTDRVAEAVAGLDAGIVINIQGDEPLIDPGLINGLAEVMVEAQEWDMATAATPIHSPEELNKPSVVKVVFGEQGRALYFSRSVIPFVRDTAPCGLTHWRHVGIYAYRRTFLDRLVKAPPCVLELTEKLEQLRALHLGARMKVVETQEMGLGVDTPEDVALAGAALKRAGLAS from the coding sequence ATGAAGTTTAAGCAAGAGCGAGTGGTGGGCGTGATTCCCGCACGTTGGGCCTCTACGCGATTGCCGGGGAAAGCCCTGGTGCCAATCTGTGGTAAGCCTTTGATTCAGTGGGTCTTGGAGCGGGTCCGTTTAGCCACTCGTCTTGATGATGTGCTCGTGGCCACGGATGATGAACGGATTCGGTCGGTGGTGACAGCGCTCGGCGCGAAGGCTGTGATGACGCGTGTGGATCACCCTTCGGGTACGGATCGAGTGGCTGAGGCGGTGGCTGGCCTGGATGCCGGAATTGTGATTAATATTCAAGGAGATGAGCCCTTGATTGATCCGGGGTTGATCAATGGGCTGGCGGAGGTTATGGTAGAGGCACAGGAATGGGATATGGCCACTGCCGCGACACCGATTCATTCTCCGGAGGAGTTGAACAAGCCTTCCGTTGTGAAAGTGGTTTTTGGGGAACAGGGCCGGGCGTTGTATTTTTCGCGATCGGTAATTCCGTTTGTACGGGATACCGCGCCGTGCGGATTGACGCATTGGCGACATGTGGGGATCTATGCTTATCGACGTACCTTTTTGGATCGGCTTGTGAAGGCGCCGCCCTGTGTGCTTGAATTGACCGAAAAGCTGGAGCAATTGCGCGCCCTTCATCTGGGCGCCCGGATGAAAGTTGTTGAGACGCAGGAGATGGGGCTGGGAGTAGACACTCCTGAGGATGTAGCGTTGGCTGGAGCCGCGCTGAAGCGTGCCGGATTGGCATCATAA
- the kdsA gene encoding 3-deoxy-8-phosphooctulonate synthase gives MSTEVKVGSVSVGAKRPLVLIAGPCVIESREGCLEIAGKLVRLAKTQKISLIFKASYDKANRSSVRSYRGPGLERGLEILAEVKARYGVPVLTDIHSVEEAERAAKVVDIIQIPAFLCRQTDLVVAAGKTGIPVNVKKAQFMAPGDMRNVIDKIESTGNRKIILTERGVSFGYNNLVADMRSLLIMREFGYPVIFDATHSVQRPGGAGDRTGGDGCWAPALARAAVATGCEGVFMETHVKPEEAMSDRDNTIAFSAMGQLWRTLRKIDDVVRLA, from the coding sequence ATGAGTACAGAGGTTAAGGTCGGGAGTGTGAGTGTGGGGGCGAAGCGCCCTTTAGTATTGATTGCAGGTCCCTGTGTCATTGAAAGCCGCGAGGGCTGCCTGGAGATTGCCGGAAAATTGGTTCGGCTGGCAAAGACCCAGAAAATTTCACTTATTTTCAAGGCGTCCTATGACAAGGCCAACCGGTCTTCCGTACGCTCGTATCGGGGTCCGGGCCTGGAGCGCGGTCTTGAAATTCTGGCTGAGGTGAAGGCTCGATATGGGGTGCCGGTGTTGACCGACATCCACAGCGTTGAGGAGGCTGAGCGTGCGGCGAAAGTCGTGGATATCATCCAAATTCCTGCCTTCCTGTGCCGACAGACCGATCTTGTTGTGGCTGCCGGGAAAACGGGGATTCCGGTAAATGTTAAAAAAGCGCAGTTTATGGCCCCCGGGGATATGCGTAATGTGATAGATAAAATCGAGTCTACCGGCAACCGGAAGATCATCCTGACCGAGCGGGGAGTTTCGTTTGGATACAATAATTTAGTCGCCGACATGCGTAGTCTTCTGATAATGCGTGAATTCGGTTATCCGGTGATTTTTGATGCCACCCATAGTGTGCAGCGTCCGGGTGGGGCCGGTGACCGAACCGGGGGGGATGGGTGTTGGGCTCCCGCCTTGGCGAGAGCGGCTGTTGCCACGGGGTGTGAGGGGGTGTTTATGGAAACCCATGTCAAACCCGAGGAGGCGATGTCCGATAGGGATAATACCATTGCATTTTCGGCCATGGGTCAACTCTGGCGGACGTTAAGGAAAATTGATGATGTCGTGCGTCTTGCATAA
- the lptC gene encoding LPS export ABC transporter periplasmic protein LptC — protein sequence MMSCVLHKFLIRLLVPALLACGTVSFAQQLGGMEDREIDDFRIPEFDANGILKSEIFGRKAKMLQDSKIRITGLQIIMYKKRVEFSTSNVVDAVLSSDHCTVDQKTKDAFSNAEMKIVRDNVVITGRGFRWSAASQRIEILNNFHMVMTGQVKMWPLLKEKK from the coding sequence ATGATGTCGTGCGTCTTGCATAAATTTCTGATCAGACTTCTTGTGCCAGCCTTACTCGCCTGCGGAACGGTGTCTTTTGCCCAGCAGCTTGGAGGGATGGAGGATCGTGAGATTGATGATTTCCGGATTCCTGAATTCGATGCAAACGGGATATTGAAGTCTGAGATCTTTGGCAGAAAAGCCAAAATGCTCCAGGACAGCAAGATCAGGATCACAGGGCTGCAGATTATCATGTATAAGAAGCGCGTGGAGTTCAGCACCTCGAATGTTGTGGATGCGGTGCTGTCCTCGGATCACTGCACCGTCGATCAGAAAACTAAAGATGCGTTTTCAAATGCGGAGATGAAGATTGTGCGGGATAATGTTGTGATTACAGGGCGGGGGTTCCGATGGTCCGCCGCGAGTCAGCGAATTGAGATTTTGAATAATTTTCATATGGTGATGACGGGGCAAGTCAAGATGTGGCCCCTGTTGAAGGAGAAAAAGTGA
- a CDS encoding LptA/OstA family protein, giving the protein MRKVCINAAVGCVALLVAVIASAQDLASGGVGGMTMGSGASETHISAKRADYDISRNVLVLDGDVVVSDPRVTIKADQITMLMSTNREPEMVTAVGSVDIEQDLSPKGVSEKKGMQIKGFRKATCGRAVYSVRSGITVLTDKPVITQEGMTLRGSRIIYSRDEDKVHIDNSQGTFVPGEGKSDLGDLMKSKNAAKPQK; this is encoded by the coding sequence ATGAGGAAAGTGTGTATAAATGCGGCGGTGGGATGTGTGGCGCTGCTGGTCGCGGTGATAGCGTCTGCCCAGGATCTGGCGTCCGGCGGAGTGGGGGGGATGACGATGGGCAGTGGGGCCAGTGAAACACATATTTCAGCCAAGCGGGCGGACTATGATATTTCCAGGAACGTACTAGTGCTTGACGGGGATGTGGTTGTGAGTGATCCGCGAGTCACAATTAAAGCGGATCAGATCACGATGTTGATGAGCACCAACCGTGAGCCGGAGATGGTGACGGCTGTCGGTTCGGTGGACATTGAACAGGATTTGAGCCCGAAGGGGGTGTCGGAAAAGAAGGGGATGCAGATCAAGGGATTTCGGAAAGCGACCTGCGGCCGTGCGGTATACAGTGTTCGTTCCGGCATCACCGTGTTGACTGACAAGCCTGTGATTACTCAGGAAGGGATGACCTTGCGCGGGTCACGCATCATTTACAGCCGTGATGAGGACAAGGTTCATATTGATAATTCACAAGGAACATTTGTGCCGGGTGAGGGAAAAAGTGACCTCGGTGACCTGATGAAATCCAAGAATGCGGCTAAGCCCCAGAAATGA
- the lptB gene encoding LPS export ABC transporter ATP-binding protein yields the protein MDPLIRTEELVKAYRGKTVVHGVSVNVNAGEIVGLLGPNGAGKTTTFYMIVGLIRPTRGKIFFKGKDISAKPMYQRARMGMGYLAQEPSIFRKLTVAENIMAILETRNLSSRQRKQRMGELMEDLGISGLANQKAFTLSGGERRRLEIARALVTDPAMILLDEPFSGVDPLAVYDVQEIIKSLRKRGLGILITDHSVRETLSIVDRAYLICEGRVLREGTSEFLIKDDVSRELYLGPRFSM from the coding sequence GTGGATCCGTTAATCAGAACTGAGGAACTTGTTAAAGCCTATCGAGGGAAGACCGTCGTGCATGGCGTCAGTGTGAACGTCAATGCGGGCGAGATTGTCGGGCTATTGGGTCCCAATGGAGCTGGCAAAACAACGACCTTTTACATGATTGTGGGTTTGATTCGCCCAACCCGGGGTAAAATTTTCTTCAAAGGAAAAGATATCTCTGCCAAGCCCATGTACCAACGGGCGCGCATGGGAATGGGCTATCTGGCGCAGGAACCTTCCATTTTCCGCAAATTGACGGTGGCAGAGAATATCATGGCGATTCTCGAAACCCGGAATCTCAGTTCGCGACAACGCAAACAGCGGATGGGGGAGCTCATGGAGGATCTGGGTATTTCCGGTCTGGCCAATCAGAAGGCGTTTACGCTGAGTGGTGGTGAGCGACGGCGCCTTGAAATTGCCCGCGCACTGGTAACGGATCCGGCGATGATTCTACTGGATGAGCCCTTTAGTGGCGTGGATCCACTGGCTGTCTATGATGTTCAGGAGATTATTAAAAGCCTGCGTAAACGCGGGTTAGGCATTCTCATCACGGATCACAGTGTCAGGGAAACATTGTCCATTGTAGATCGGGCCTACCTGATTTGCGAAGGACGTGTGTTAAGGGAAGGGACCAGTGAATTCCTGATTAAAGATGATGTTAGTCGGGAGTTGTATTTAGGCCCACGATTCAGTATGTAG
- the raiA gene encoding ribosome-associated translation inhibitor RaiA: MTIEITGRNVEVTNSMRDYAGKRLDKLLAEFPRIDKMHMILDVQKFTHLAEVIVHAARHIQLEGKATSENMYASIDEAVDKVEAQLRKTLDKRHEHKGNSKLRDLEPTTEVE; this comes from the coding sequence ATGACAATTGAAATTACAGGTAGAAATGTTGAAGTGACTAATAGCATGCGGGATTATGCCGGGAAGCGATTAGATAAGTTGCTGGCTGAATTCCCTCGCATTGATAAAATGCACATGATTCTGGATGTTCAGAAATTCACGCATCTTGCTGAAGTGATTGTCCATGCGGCACGTCACATCCAGCTTGAAGGCAAGGCGACGTCCGAAAATATGTACGCGTCCATTGATGAGGCAGTTGATAAAGTTGAGGCTCAACTCCGCAAGACATTAGATAAGCGCCATGAGCACAAGGGCAACAGCAAGCTTCGTGACTTGGAGCCAACTACGGAAGTGGAGTAA
- the hprK gene encoding HPr(Ser) kinase/phosphatase, translated as MSDAAVEKTLATVDDFIKASKDRLDLDLVAGAAGLNRRIEESAINRPGLALTGFFQYFAHRRIQTLGHAEMAYLASLTENDRHERLKQIFMRHVPCIVVTRRHRILPELIALAEEFKTCLLRTPAITKNFINGATVIMGNLLAPHMVMQGTMVEILGVGVLLIGKPGVGKSETALSLIKKGHCLVSDDVTSLQVDSAGDVIGSPVGVIRYHMEIRGLGIIHVPSLFGVASVRNEKKLDLVINLCSPEMVSAEDRSGQMTQKRSILGVDIPSIEIPVAPGRDVANIVEVAALDQMLKRLGHDAAKELDEKLISVLAKDDKSDE; from the coding sequence ATGAGTGATGCGGCGGTGGAAAAAACACTGGCGACGGTTGATGATTTTATAAAAGCCTCGAAAGACAGGCTTGATCTTGACCTTGTCGCGGGTGCCGCCGGGTTGAATCGCAGGATTGAAGAGTCCGCGATCAACCGGCCTGGGTTAGCTTTAACTGGGTTTTTCCAGTATTTTGCCCACCGCCGTATTCAAACGCTGGGACATGCCGAAATGGCTTACCTGGCATCCCTGACTGAAAATGATCGCCATGAGCGGTTGAAGCAGATTTTCATGCGCCATGTTCCCTGTATTGTTGTGACACGGCGGCATCGTATTTTGCCGGAACTCATTGCATTGGCGGAAGAATTCAAAACGTGTTTGCTGCGAACTCCTGCGATCACCAAAAACTTTATCAATGGGGCCACTGTCATTATGGGGAATCTGCTGGCACCACATATGGTTATGCAGGGAACGATGGTTGAGATTTTGGGCGTGGGCGTGCTGCTCATCGGGAAACCTGGTGTGGGGAAAAGCGAGACTGCGTTGTCGCTTATCAAAAAGGGCCATTGCCTGGTCTCTGATGACGTGACTTCGCTGCAGGTGGACAGCGCCGGTGATGTGATTGGTTCTCCGGTAGGGGTCATTCGTTATCACATGGAAATTCGCGGGTTGGGTATCATTCATGTCCCGAGCCTTTTCGGCGTGGCCTCGGTGCGCAACGAAAAAAAATTGGATCTGGTGATTAATCTTTGCAGCCCTGAAATGGTCTCCGCGGAGGATCGCAGCGGGCAGATGACTCAGAAACGTTCAATTCTGGGGGTGGATATTCCCAGTATTGAAATCCCGGTGGCACCCGGGCGGGATGTTGCTAATATTGTGGAAGTGGCCGCATTGGATCAGATGCTAAAACGGTTGGGACATGATGCGGCCAAAGAGCTTGATGAAAAATTGATCTCCGTACTGGCGAAGGATGATAAATCCGATGAGTAA
- a CDS encoding HPr family phosphocarrier protein has protein sequence MSNAGHKQDPSEKILVREVKIQNKLGLHARPAALFVKAANRFAADITVEKGCNKVSGKSIMGLMTLEAGFGTVLKIIADGVDAEAALAEIQSLMDSKFFEG, from the coding sequence ATGAGTAATGCCGGGCATAAACAAGATCCTTCCGAGAAGATTTTGGTTCGTGAAGTGAAAATCCAGAATAAACTTGGACTTCATGCACGGCCGGCTGCTCTTTTTGTCAAAGCGGCGAACCGTTTTGCCGCCGATATTACTGTCGAAAAGGGCTGTAACAAAGTATCCGGCAAAAGTATTATGGGTCTCATGACACTTGAGGCAGGCTTTGGTACGGTTTTGAAGATTATTGCTGACGGTGTTGATGCCGAGGCTGCTTTGGCAGAAATCCAGTCGCTGATGGATAGCAAATTCTTCGAAGGGTAA
- the ptsP gene encoding phosphoenolpyruvate--protein phosphotransferase, giving the protein MTNPQAPGSLVEIILHGVGVSPGVVIGPVYKARHEETEFSERILNPEEIGDEIARFKTAVTVTRRQITVIQNNVKHAIGQQDATIFDVHKLILDDAAFFDETIRLITKDKLNAEAAVRAVTSRYIEALSAVEDEYLRERVSDFKDVARRVLRNLTGEKTHALDGLHGKSIVVSPDLAPSETASLRKNLVLGFATDMGSRTSHSAIMARAMGIPAVVGLGDVTHKLSPGDWILMDGTEGVVILRPSEATLKKYNKLAQQRKMIEARLTRLCDLPAETLDHHGVTLSANIEFLEEAREIRKYGAIGVGLLRSEYLYIAHDELPTEEEQLAAYRGVASLLAPEPVIIRTVDLGGDKFASSVRMPPEMNPFLGFRAIRFCLAQPEMFKTQLRAILRASAFGKVKVMYPMISNVGEVIRANAILEECKTELRREGHAFDAMLEVGVMIEIPSAALTADIIAKHVSFFSIGTNDLAQYTLAVDRVNDRVAHLYEPTHPAVLRLIKTTIDAGHARGIWVGVCGQMGGDPLMTLLLLGLGIDELSMVPASVPAVKELIRSVTRAQAIDLAQTALSCETASEVLKHCRALIAKVAPEILELVK; this is encoded by the coding sequence ATGACGAATCCGCAGGCCCCCGGCAGTTTGGTGGAAATCATTCTGCATGGAGTCGGGGTTTCCCCGGGAGTGGTGATTGGTCCGGTCTATAAGGCCAGACACGAAGAAACCGAATTCTCTGAACGCATACTCAATCCTGAGGAAATCGGCGATGAAATTGCCCGATTCAAAACTGCTGTCACCGTGACCCGACGTCAGATTACGGTGATTCAGAATAATGTGAAGCACGCCATTGGTCAGCAGGATGCCACGATCTTTGATGTCCATAAATTAATTCTGGATGATGCCGCTTTTTTTGATGAAACGATTCGATTGATTACCAAGGATAAATTGAATGCTGAGGCAGCCGTGCGTGCTGTTACGAGCCGGTACATTGAAGCCCTTTCGGCGGTGGAAGACGAATATCTGAGAGAGCGTGTATCCGACTTCAAGGATGTGGCCCGTCGTGTATTACGTAATCTGACGGGTGAAAAGACACACGCGCTGGATGGACTTCATGGAAAAAGCATTGTGGTATCCCCTGATCTCGCCCCCTCCGAAACGGCATCTCTCCGTAAAAATCTTGTATTGGGATTTGCGACAGATATGGGGAGTCGGACGTCACACTCCGCTATCATGGCCCGTGCGATGGGGATACCGGCTGTGGTCGGGTTGGGCGACGTGACCCATAAACTGTCCCCGGGGGATTGGATTTTAATGGATGGCACCGAGGGGGTGGTTATCCTCCGGCCGTCCGAGGCGACACTTAAGAAATACAATAAGCTGGCGCAGCAGAGAAAAATGATTGAGGCCAGGTTGACACGGTTGTGTGACCTGCCAGCCGAAACCTTGGATCACCATGGAGTGACCCTTTCCGCCAACATTGAGTTTCTCGAGGAGGCCAGGGAAATCCGGAAATATGGTGCCATTGGGGTGGGGTTGTTACGTTCAGAATATCTATATATTGCCCATGACGAGTTGCCGACGGAGGAGGAGCAGTTAGCGGCCTATAGAGGGGTGGCCTCATTGTTGGCTCCTGAGCCTGTGATCATTCGTACGGTGGATCTTGGCGGTGACAAATTTGCATCGTCGGTGAGAATGCCCCCTGAGATGAATCCCTTTCTTGGATTTCGAGCCATCCGGTTCTGTCTGGCACAGCCGGAAATGTTCAAAACTCAATTGCGGGCGATTCTGCGGGCGAGCGCTTTTGGTAAAGTAAAAGTCATGTATCCTATGATCAGCAACGTAGGGGAAGTCATACGGGCTAACGCTATTTTGGAAGAGTGTAAGACCGAACTCCGCCGGGAAGGTCACGCTTTTGATGCCATGCTGGAAGTCGGTGTCATGATTGAGATTCCCTCAGCGGCCCTGACGGCGGACATTATTGCCAAACACGTTTCATTTTTCAGCATTGGGACCAATGATTTGGCTCAATATACCTTGGCAGTGGATCGGGTGAATGACCGTGTGGCCCATCTCTACGAGCCCACTCATCCGGCGGTATTGCGCTTGATTAAGACGACCATTGATGCCGGGCATGCCAGGGGAATTTGGGTGGGGGTATGCGGTCAGATGGGTGGGGATCCGTTGATGACCCTCCTTTTGCTGGGATTGGGGATTGATGAGTTAAGTATGGTCCCCGCCTCAGTTCCTGCCGTCAAGGAACTCATTCGCAGTGTTACGCGCGCACAGGCAATAGATTTGGCTCAGACGGCACTGTCCTGCGAGACCGCATCAGAGGTTTTAAAGCACTGTCGGGCCCTGATTGCAAAAGTGGCTCCTGAAATACTTGAATTAGTGAAGTGA